One Pecten maximus chromosome 7, xPecMax1.1, whole genome shotgun sequence genomic window carries:
- the LOC117330459 gene encoding uncharacterized protein LOC117330459 produces the protein MERRHIHILCLVGLIALLVTDANAAKHSLSVKHHPDGHSGAESSISLATGKIFHIVRRGIDGGILYTLFATWHADTSYLEKCLTHSKLQLCLVRQQQALQDSPSNNTIML, from the exons ATGGAGCGAAGACACATTCACATACTCTGCTTGGTTGGGTTGATTGCCCTACTTGTGACAG ATGCGAATGCTGCTAAACATTCCTTGAGTGTCAAGCACCATCCTGACGGCCATTCTGGTGCGGAGTCATCAATCAGCTT GGCCACCGGGAAAATCTTTCATATTGTGAGGCGCGGGATTGATGGTGGGATTCTGTATACATTATTTGCCACTTGGCATGCCGACACGTCATACCTAGAGAAGTGTCTAAC acACAGTAAACTTCAACTATGCCTTGTCAGACAGCAACAGGCCTTACAGGATTCACCATCTAACAACACGATTATGTTATAA